Proteins encoded together in one Planctopirus ephydatiae window:
- a CDS encoding S1 family peptidase yields MTIRAAFVQVLVLVAVGNLWADHPRGEGEVSRANQFFDDGAFRKLQTDQARALHANGSLVKASDLAKQLERKTVGLDLPEAATAVSPMSPRELYQKCRQSVFSLAEVRDCEGCGEIHVTPYGTGFAITADGVLLTNHHLIKALESSSRLVASTADGKTYPVVEVLASSEKDDVAAIRIDGSGFEPLQLSVDNFVGTRVSVINHPRGHLYSLSEGIVTRLFTQYSQRTMLISGEYAVGSSGAPVLDSSGKVLGMVAATSSLNDQMILRVCIPTQSLLEILTQSEPGAAQEMQDPLATERACLKATFAAFQQLLQLHQQGRISSEEMDERFATLHSIMMHAIERCPDDPVAKQYSKVAEFMRKQQRTQSGEQDAADQLPARRDSNPE; encoded by the coding sequence ATGACCATTAGAGCAGCATTCGTCCAAGTCTTAGTCCTTGTCGCGGTAGGCAACTTATGGGCAGATCATCCCCGCGGTGAAGGAGAGGTCTCCAGAGCAAATCAGTTCTTTGACGATGGAGCATTTCGCAAGCTACAGACAGATCAAGCGAGAGCGCTTCATGCGAACGGGAGCTTGGTTAAAGCGAGCGATCTCGCCAAGCAGCTTGAGCGGAAGACTGTCGGTCTAGACTTGCCCGAAGCGGCAACCGCCGTCTCCCCGATGTCGCCTAGGGAACTTTACCAGAAGTGTCGCCAGAGCGTATTCAGCCTTGCCGAAGTGAGGGACTGCGAGGGGTGTGGCGAGATCCATGTTACACCCTATGGGACAGGGTTCGCCATCACGGCTGATGGAGTGTTGCTCACCAACCATCATCTGATTAAGGCTTTGGAATCCTCATCTCGATTGGTCGCATCGACTGCGGATGGAAAGACATATCCCGTTGTTGAAGTGCTCGCCTCAAGCGAGAAGGACGATGTAGCTGCGATCCGAATTGACGGTTCAGGTTTCGAACCGCTCCAGTTGAGCGTGGATAACTTCGTCGGAACCCGGGTCTCGGTGATCAACCACCCTCGCGGGCATTTGTATTCATTGAGCGAGGGCATCGTAACTCGCCTCTTCACACAGTATTCGCAACGAACTATGCTCATTTCCGGGGAGTATGCGGTCGGTTCCAGCGGCGCTCCGGTTTTGGACTCCTCAGGAAAAGTGCTAGGAATGGTCGCTGCCACAAGCTCCCTGAACGACCAGATGATCTTGCGGGTGTGCATCCCAACTCAGTCGTTGCTTGAAATCCTCACCCAATCTGAACCTGGAGCTGCCCAGGAAATGCAGGATCCACTTGCGACAGAGCGTGCTTGCTTGAAGGCCACCTTCGCAGCGTTTCAGCAACTGCTACAGCTACATCAGCAAGGGAGGATTTCATCGGAAGAGATGGACGAAAGATTCGCTACATTGCATTCCATCATGATGCACGCGATCGAGCGGTGTCCCGACGACCCTGTCGCTAAGCAGTATTCCAAGGTCGCCGAGTTCATGAGGAAGCAGCAGAGAACCCAATCCGGCGAACAAGACGCGGCTGACCAACTGCCTGCCCGCCGTGACTCAAACCCTGAATGA
- a CDS encoding DUF885 family protein encodes MPTASRRETKCHTLAFLSLAILCLSEMQFMSIAAAEEIMLKPPVAKTDNIPEVFHGETIVDPYRWLEDQKAPATREWLSEQAQYLKSSASTWPRIPELKARLAELLKVDSVGMPVVRGGRAFFSKRTASADVPSIWYRPAANAPDELLIDPQKLSSDGKTTVNLMDVTHDGNLLICGVRTGGEDEVTPRLFYVTTKSFAKTEFPKGRYSSLSFTQDGQRVYLSRHDQKIGPRAYVRDLATGKETLLFGEKFGPEKILGVRLSEDNLWLIYHVYLGASSQNDVYIQSLAKPNEPILPFAVGLEAEFEVDAIDHRAIVRTTWKAPRGQLLLADLRQPVLDQCPVIVPQSEASLEGISLVGGKLFIRWLRNVVSELKAYDLAGKELFSIDPPTLGSISGASGAWDQSELYYSFSSYIVPGTIFKFDIPTQKTTVWHQSEIPFDSEKFTVRQVWFPSKDGTRIPMFIAHRKGLELNGTNPTLLYGYGGFAVNLTPGFSTKAALWMELGGVYAVANLRGGGEFGEDWHTAGYLKKKQNVFDDFYAAAEYLIANKYTSPAHLAINGGSNGGLLVGTAMTQRPELFAAVVCSYPLLDMLRYHQFLVARFWVPEYGSSEDPEMYPILKSYSPYHHIDPNVNYPAAMFITGDADTRVDPNHARKMVARLQAVPALKRPIFLMYDDALGHTGARPVSKTIEDLAIELAFLLKYTQGAGHSGGSTSQELPVCSKTVADAELEAFFDQEWEQTLKNSPTFASYLGDTRYDALWPDISLPAIKQRHEQMKISAEKLEQIRGKPLSAKAQFNARLYARQLAMNIEETKTRWYLVPLTQREGIQDENSITDSIQFGDLASYQNWIARLNSFPVYMDQTIALMEEGIRAGRLQPKITMQRVVKQIERQIVKDPTQSLFYKPFTSIPQDLAPQREELQQAAQEAIRTKIVPAYQKFLDFFTNKYLPACYVGAGVSNLPGGDEIYKFRVREFTTLEMTPDEVHQIGLNEVARIRAEMEKIREQVHFQGDLKAFFESLRTDPKFYFQNEKELLTEYEAFCKRVDPQLTKLFKTLPRIPYGVKAIPANMAPDTTAAYYYPPSADGSRAGMFFVNLYQPQMRPKYEIPALSLHESVPGHHLQIALSTELEGVPNFRRFAGFTAFVEGWALYSESLGEELGVYDDPYAKFGQLTYEMWRAIRLVVDTGIHSKGWTREQAIQFFRDNSAKTELDIVNEVDRYISWPGQALAYKIGELKIKELRKKAKAQLGEKLDLREFHDVILKNGAIPLAELELVVDDWLASKK; translated from the coding sequence ATGCCGACAGCCTCTCGACGAGAAACAAAATGCCATACCCTCGCATTTCTTTCTCTGGCCATTCTCTGTCTTTCGGAAATGCAATTCATGTCGATTGCTGCTGCTGAAGAGATCATGTTGAAACCGCCCGTGGCAAAAACGGATAACATTCCCGAAGTCTTCCATGGCGAAACGATCGTCGATCCATATCGCTGGCTCGAAGACCAGAAAGCTCCCGCCACTCGGGAATGGCTCAGCGAGCAGGCTCAGTACCTCAAGAGTTCCGCCAGTACCTGGCCACGGATTCCTGAACTCAAGGCGAGGTTAGCCGAGCTTCTCAAGGTGGACAGTGTCGGCATGCCGGTTGTTCGAGGAGGGCGCGCCTTCTTCTCGAAACGTACCGCCTCTGCCGATGTCCCCAGCATCTGGTATCGGCCCGCAGCGAATGCTCCCGATGAACTTCTGATTGACCCCCAGAAGCTCTCATCGGATGGAAAAACGACAGTGAATCTGATGGACGTTACTCACGACGGTAATCTGCTTATCTGTGGAGTTCGCACAGGCGGCGAGGACGAAGTGACCCCTCGCCTGTTCTATGTCACCACCAAATCGTTTGCAAAGACCGAGTTCCCGAAAGGTCGCTATTCCAGCCTGTCGTTCACGCAGGATGGCCAGCGCGTGTATCTATCACGTCACGATCAGAAGATCGGCCCGCGGGCTTACGTCCGCGACCTCGCTACTGGAAAGGAAACGCTTCTATTTGGCGAGAAGTTCGGCCCCGAGAAGATTCTCGGTGTGCGCCTCTCGGAAGATAACCTGTGGCTCATATACCATGTTTATCTCGGGGCCTCTTCGCAGAACGATGTCTACATTCAGTCGCTCGCCAAGCCCAACGAGCCGATCCTTCCCTTTGCTGTCGGGTTAGAGGCTGAGTTTGAAGTCGATGCGATTGATCATCGTGCCATTGTCCGCACCACCTGGAAAGCACCCCGCGGCCAACTTCTTCTCGCGGATCTCCGCCAGCCTGTGCTCGATCAATGCCCCGTTATCGTCCCTCAGTCGGAAGCATCACTCGAAGGGATCTCACTCGTTGGCGGCAAGCTCTTTATCCGCTGGTTGCGAAACGTCGTTTCGGAACTCAAAGCCTACGACCTCGCCGGGAAAGAACTTTTCTCTATCGATCCTCCGACATTGGGATCGATCTCAGGCGCCTCAGGGGCGTGGGATCAATCCGAACTCTACTACAGTTTCAGCAGCTATATTGTTCCGGGGACAATCTTTAAGTTTGATATTCCCACTCAGAAAACAACGGTCTGGCATCAATCCGAGATCCCCTTCGATAGCGAAAAGTTCACCGTCCGGCAGGTGTGGTTCCCCTCCAAGGACGGCACCCGCATCCCCATGTTCATTGCTCATCGCAAAGGCCTCGAACTCAATGGGACTAACCCCACTTTGCTCTATGGCTATGGAGGTTTTGCCGTCAATCTCACACCTGGCTTCTCGACCAAAGCCGCCCTCTGGATGGAACTGGGCGGTGTCTATGCCGTCGCTAATCTCAGGGGTGGCGGCGAGTTTGGCGAAGACTGGCACACGGCCGGCTATCTCAAAAAGAAGCAGAACGTCTTCGATGATTTCTACGCCGCTGCCGAATACCTGATTGCCAACAAGTACACATCGCCCGCCCATCTAGCCATTAATGGTGGCAGTAACGGTGGTCTCCTCGTGGGCACAGCCATGACCCAGCGACCCGAACTCTTTGCAGCGGTCGTCTGTTCCTACCCGCTGCTCGATATGCTCCGCTATCACCAGTTCCTCGTCGCTCGTTTCTGGGTCCCCGAGTACGGCAGCAGCGAAGACCCCGAAATGTATCCCATTCTCAAGTCGTATTCGCCCTACCACCACATCGACCCGAATGTGAACTACCCGGCTGCCATGTTCATTACGGGAGATGCGGATACGCGAGTTGATCCTAACCATGCCCGCAAGATGGTTGCGCGACTGCAAGCCGTCCCCGCGCTCAAGCGACCGATCTTCCTGATGTACGATGATGCGTTGGGACACACCGGTGCCCGGCCTGTCAGCAAGACCATCGAAGATCTCGCGATCGAACTCGCCTTTCTGCTGAAATACACACAAGGTGCAGGACATTCCGGTGGATCAACGTCACAAGAATTGCCGGTCTGCTCGAAAACTGTCGCCGATGCCGAGCTTGAAGCCTTCTTCGATCAGGAGTGGGAACAGACACTCAAGAATTCGCCCACGTTTGCCTCTTATCTGGGTGATACCCGCTACGATGCCCTCTGGCCAGACATCTCGCTTCCTGCCATCAAGCAGCGTCACGAGCAGATGAAGATCTCTGCCGAAAAGCTGGAACAGATTCGCGGCAAGCCACTCTCGGCCAAAGCTCAGTTCAACGCCAGGCTCTATGCCCGCCAACTCGCGATGAACATCGAAGAAACAAAAACCAGATGGTACCTCGTCCCTCTCACTCAGCGGGAAGGGATCCAGGATGAAAACTCCATCACTGACTCGATTCAGTTTGGCGATCTTGCCAGCTATCAGAACTGGATTGCGCGCCTCAACAGTTTTCCTGTCTATATGGATCAGACAATTGCCTTGATGGAAGAAGGGATTCGCGCAGGCCGCCTGCAACCGAAGATCACCATGCAACGGGTCGTCAAGCAGATTGAGCGACAAATTGTCAAAGATCCGACACAAAGCCTCTTCTATAAGCCCTTTACCAGCATTCCTCAAGATCTCGCTCCGCAGCGGGAAGAGCTCCAGCAGGCCGCTCAGGAAGCGATTCGTACCAAGATTGTCCCTGCCTATCAGAAATTCCTCGATTTCTTTACGAACAAGTATCTACCGGCCTGCTATGTAGGAGCTGGTGTCTCTAATCTTCCTGGCGGCGACGAGATCTATAAATTTCGAGTCCGTGAATTTACGACTCTCGAAATGACCCCTGATGAAGTTCATCAGATAGGCCTGAATGAAGTCGCGCGCATTCGTGCCGAAATGGAAAAGATCCGCGAGCAGGTTCATTTTCAGGGTGATCTGAAGGCTTTCTTCGAATCGTTACGCACCGATCCCAAGTTCTATTTCCAGAATGAAAAAGAGCTTCTCACCGAATACGAAGCCTTTTGTAAGCGGGTGGATCCGCAACTGACGAAACTCTTTAAGACGTTGCCGCGAATTCCCTATGGAGTGAAGGCGATTCCCGCCAATATGGCGCCAGATACCACGGCTGCCTATTACTACCCACCATCGGCCGATGGCTCTCGTGCCGGCATGTTCTTTGTGAATCTCTATCAGCCCCAAATGCGACCTAAGTACGAGATTCCTGCACTATCGCTACACGAATCCGTTCCTGGGCATCACCTGCAGATTGCGTTATCAACCGAACTCGAAGGCGTCCCCAACTTCCGCCGCTTTGCTGGATTTACGGCTTTCGTCGAAGGCTGGGCACTCTATAGCGAAAGTCTTGGCGAAGAGTTAGGTGTCTACGACGACCCTTATGCCAAATTCGGGCAACTCACGTATGAGATGTGGCGTGCGATCCGTCTCGTGGTCGATACGGGCATTCACTCGAAAGGCTGGACTAGGGAACAGGCCATCCAGTTCTTCCGGGATAACTCGGCCAAGACAGAACTCGATATTGTGAACGAGGTGGATCGTTACATTTCGTGGCCCGGCCAGGCTCTGGCTTACAAGATTGGCGAACTGAAGATCAAGGAACTTCGCAAGAAGGCCAAGGCTCAGCTAGGGGAGAAACTCGACCTCCGCGAATTCCACGATGTCATTTTAAAGAACGGAGCCATCCCACTGGCAGAACTGGAACTCGTCGTTGACGACTGGCTCGCCAGCAAAAAGTAA